The nucleotide sequence GCGGCCTGCACGAACCGGGACAACACGTCGTCCTCGGAACCGCGAACCACCCCGACGCCGAGCCCCGATGCGTGCTCGGCGACCGCGTCGTCAGCGGCGGCGGTGGACGTCGCGACCAGCACGTCGTCGACGCCGTGCGCGGCCCGGGCGGCATCGACGACCCGGTCCAGCACGGGACGTCCGCCGAGTTCCCGCAGAACCTTGCCGGGGAGCCGGGTCGAGCCGGTCCTGGCCTGAACGACCGCGTTGATCCGCACCTGCTGCCTTTCCTCCGAGTACCCGCGTGCCATCATGCCGGGCGGGAGAAATCCGCGGATCTGGAGGCGTGATGTCGGTTCTCAAGGGCTCGTCGGTCCTGGTCACGGGCGGGACGGGGTCCTTCGGCAAGGCGTTCGTGCGCACGCTGCTGGACCACTACGACCCGCGCCGCCTGGTCATTCTGTCCCGGGACGAGCTGAAGCAGTACGAATGCCGGTCGCTGTTCGGTGACGACCCGCGGCTGCGCTGGTTCCTCGGTGACGTCCGTGACCAGGCGCGTCTGCGCCGGGCCATGCACGGCGTCGACTACGTGGTGCACGCCGCCGCGCTGAAGCAGGTCGACACCGCCGAGTACAACCCGTTCGAGTTCATCCGGACGAACGTCGAGGGCTCGCAGAACGTCGTCGAGGCCGCGATCGACTCCGGCGTGAAGAAGGTCGTCGCGCTCTCGACGGACAAGGCGTCGTCGCCGATCAACCTCTACGGCGCCACGAAGCTGTGTGCCGACCGGCTGTTCGTGAGCGCGAACCACTACGCGGCCGCCTACGAGACACGGTTCGCCGTCGTCCGGTACGGCAACGTGCTGGGCTCGCGCGGCTCGGTCGTGCCGCTGTTCAAGAAGCTGGCCGCCGAGGGTCAGTCGTTGCCGATCACCGACAAGCGCATGACCCGGTTCTGGATCACGCTGCCGGACGCGGTCAAGTTCGTCATCGACTCCTTCGACCGGATGCAGGGCGGCGAGCTCTACGTGCCGCGCATCCCGTCGATGCGGATGACCGACCTGGCCGAGGCCATCGCGCCCGGCGCGGCCACCCACGAGATCGGGATCCGGCCCGGCGAGAAGCTGCACGAGGAGATGATCGCCGCGGACGACTCGCGGCGGACCCTGCGCCTCGACGACCGCTACGTGGTCGAGCCCTACATCGCCGGCTGGGGCTACACCTCCCCGGCCGACGGCGAGCCGGTGCCGGACGGGCAGGCGTACCGCAGCGACACCAACGACCTGTGGCTCTCCCCGCAGCAGCTTCGCGAGATGGTCGAGGCGCTCGACTAGATGCTTCCCTACGGACGCCAGTCGATCTCGGCCGAGGACGTCGAGGCCGTCACCGCGGTCCTCGGCACCGACTGGCTGACCACCGGTCCCGCGGTCACCCGGTTCGAGGAGGACCTGGCCGCGCACGCCGGCGGGAACACCGCGGTCGCGGTCACCTCCGGCACGGCGGCGCTGCACGTCGCCTACGCCGCGGCCGGGGTCGGGCCGGGGTGCGACGTCGTCGTGGCCCCGCTGACGTTCGTCGCGACGGCGAGCGCCGCGGCGCTGCTCGGCGCGAACGTGGTGTTCGCCGACGTCAGCCCGGACACCGGCAACCTCGATCCGGACGCCGCGAAAGCCGCGATGACGCCGTCGACCGCTGTGCTCGCCGGGGTCGACTACGCGGGCCACCCGATCGACGCGGACCCGCTGCGCGAGATCGCGCACGAGGCGGGCGCGCTGCTGCTCGAGGACGCCGCGCACTCGGTCGGCGGGAGCTGGCACGGCCGCCCGGTCGGCGATCTCGCCGACCTGACGACGCTGAGCTTCTTCCCGACCAAGAACCTCACCACCGCCGAGGGCGGCGCCGTCGTGTCGCCGCGGGCCGATCTCGTCGCGGGTGCGCGCTCGTTCCGCAACCACGGCCTCGTCCGGGACAAGGCGGCGCAGCGGTTCCCGGACGAGGGGCCGTGGCACCAGGAGGTGCATGCGTTCGGGCTGAACTACCGGCTGCCCGACCTGCTCGCCGCGCTCGGATCGTCCCAGCTCACCCGGCTGGCGGCGTTCACCGCGCGGCGCGCGGAGATCCACGCCCGGTACGACGCCGCGCTCGCCGACGTCGCCGAGGTGCGCACCCCGGCCCGGCGGGACGGCGCCGAGCCCGCCTGGCACCTCTACCCGCTCCGGGTGCTCGACGGCCGCCGCCGGGCGCTGTTCGAGTACCTGCGCGAGCAGGGCATCGGGGTGCAGGTCAACTACATCCCCGCCTACTGGCACCCGGTGTTCGCCGATCTCGGCTACCGCCGCGGTCTGTGCCCGAACGCCGAGGAGTACTACGCGCAGCAGATCTCGCTGCCGCTGTTCCCGGACCTGACCGACGCCGACGTCGACCGGGTCGCCCAGCTGGTGCGGGAGTTCTTCGGGCACCGGGAGTGAGCACGGTGAACGCGAGCAGGGAGGTCCTGGGCCGCGGTTCGCTCTACACCCTCGGGACGGTCGCGCCGATCCTGGCGAACGTCCTGGTCACCCCGATCGTGACCCGGGTGCTCGGCCGCGGCGAGTACGGCGTGGTCGCCATCGGGCTGATCCTGGTGCAGGTCGGCGCGATGGTCGTCGGGTTCGGCCTGGCGGCGTCGATCACCCGGCACGGGATCCTGGAACGCTCCGGGGTCGCCGGTGCCCGCGCGCTGGTGCTGCAGGGCACCGCGCTGTCCACCCTGCTCGTCGTCGCCGCGATGCTCACCGGGCCGCTGTGGGGCCCGCCGGTGCTGTCCGTCCCGTGGCAGCCCGGGCTGACCTGGGCGGCGCTGGCGGCGGCCGGATTCGTCGCCGTGCTGAACGCCCAGTCGCTGCTGCGGGTACAGGACCGGCCGGTGCCGTTCGTGGTGATGTCGGCCGTCGCGACGCTGGGTGGCCCGCTGATCGGGCTCGCGCTGGTCAGCTGGCACGCCAGTGACGCCGACGACTACCTGTTCGGCCTGCTGCTCGGCTATCTCGCCGCGGGTCTGGCCGGGATCGCGCTGGCCCTGCACGGCGGCCGCCCGCGCAGCGAACGCGGCGACCTGCTCAAGGCGCTGCGGGTCGGGCTGCCCGCGGTGCCGCACCTGGTCGCGCTGCTGCTCGTGCAGAACGCGCTGGTGCTGATCGTGACCCGGTACTTCGGCGCCGAGGACGGTGGCCGGATGCAGATCGCGCTGCTGCTCGGCGCGGCCCCGGCGCTGATCGTGTCCGCGCTGAACAACGCCTGGGCGCCGGTCGTCTACCGGACCGCCCCCGAGGAGCGCGGCGCGGCGGTGGAGCGGACCGCCCGGGACGTCGCCGCGGTGACCGTCGCGCTCTCCGGCGGCGTCGCGCTGCTGGCGCCGTTCCTGCTGCGCTTCCTCGCGCCCGCCGAGTTCGATCCGGTCGAGCTGGTCCCGGTCGCCGGGGTGACGGCGATCGGCGCCGTCGTGAGCGTCGCCTACCTGGCGAACGTGCACCTGGTGTTCGCGTCCGGACGCAGCGGTGGGCTGGCGTTCGCGAGCCCGCTCAGCCTGCTCGCCGGGCTGGTCGCGGCGGTGCCGCTGGCCTGGACCGGATCGATGACGGCGGTCGCGATCGGGTTTCCGGTGACGTACCTGGCTCTGGCCGTGGGGACGTCGCTGCTGCGCCGCCGGGTGTCCGAGACCCGCTGGCGGGAGGCGGCGCTGCTCGGGCCGATCGTCGCCGGGTTCGTGCTCTGCGGCGGGGCGGCGCTGCTCCCGGCCGAGGGTGCCGGCTGGCTGGCGACCAGGTTCGGGCTGGCGGTGCTGCTGGGGGTCGTGCTGCTGTGGCTGGTCCGGCGGATCTGGCGGCGGTGACGGGGGCGGCCGGTCCGGATCAGGCGGCCCGGGGCGCGCCCGGCCCACGACGCGGCGGGTCGATCCCGGTCCCGATCCCAGCCCCGACCCCGGTCCCGGTCCTGCTCACGGGCGCGGCAGCGCCTCCGCCGGGTCCTCGGTCGTCACCGGTGTGCGGAGGCCCTTCGGCAGCGGCCGCGGCAGCGCCGCGAGCGGGTTGCGCAGCCACAGCATCGGGCTGAAGCTGCCCGCCGACATCGCCTGCGTGCTCTGTTCCGAGCGCTTCGTCAGACCCAGCACCATCGCGGCCTTGGCCAGCGGCGACGCCGCGTAGTACTGGATTCCGGGGCCCACGTTCGGGGTGCGGCCCCAGCCCAGCGCGGCGCGCAGTGCGTCCGGCTCCAGCAGCGCGTCGGCCCCCAGCTCCCGGCGGGCCAGCGCGGTCGCCGCGTCGTCCGCATCGGCGGCCCCGGTGTCCGGCCGCTCTCCGCTCGCCGGATCGGCGGTGTGGAACTCCGGCCAGGTCGCACGCAGCTCGTCGACCGCCGACGCCGACTGCGCACCGAACGTCAGCGGATCGCCCCAGACGGCCGCCGGGGCGCCGATCGCGGCGGCGTAGAGCACCGCGGTGGACAGCCGGTTCGACGACACCCGGCTGGCGTTGCCGATCAGGTGCATGATCCGCAGCAGGAACCGCGGATCGTCCCGGCGGCCGGCGGTGACCAGCCGATGCCCGGCGTCCGACCAGGCCGAGGTGATCTCCGGGTCGGTGAGGTCCTCGTGGTGCATGCACACCGTGGACGGCCCGTCGACCTTCGCGACCTGCCGGGCCAGGTCGGCGTGCGCGCCGGTGACCCGGACCAGCCGGGTGCCGTGGAACGGGACGAACACCGGGCCCAGCCGGTCCGAGCGCGACCAGCCCTGCGCCTGCAGCAGCCGTTCCAGGTACAGCACGGGGGCGCCGACCGCGGTGGTCGCCCGGGTCTCGTCGTCGGGGGACCAGCCGCGGCAGCCGTGCGACCAGACCAGCAGCCTGCGCTGCCGCGGGTCCTCACCGACGCGCGGGAAGTCCGCGAAATGCGCCGCGACCGGGCTGGTCGCCGTCCAGCCGTGCTGCAGCAGCCCGGCGATGTGCCGGGGCCGGGACAGGCCCGCGTAGGCGGCCAGCACGGCCGAGTGGCCGTAGTAGTGGTTCTGGATGTCCAAGGCCGTGCTCCGGATCGCTGCTGGTCGTGGTGTGGTCGGCGCCGGGCGATCCTAACGAGGCCCTCGACCGGCGGCCGCGGGGCACGACGGGGTCCGGGCTGCAGCTCCGCCGCCGCTCCGTCCGTGCACGTTCCGCTGACCAGGAGGCACCGCCCGGCCCTCGGGGCGCTGTGGGCGCACCGGGTGACACCGGATCACCGAGGCGGCCCGGGGCCGCCTCGGTGCGGCCCGTTACGGTCGCGTGCGTGCCTGCGCCGACCGTCGACGTGATGCTCCCGTTCTTCGGGGACCCCTACCTGCTCCGCCGGGCGGTCCGCAGCGTGCAACGGCAGGACCGCGCCGGCTGGCGGCTCACCGTCGTCGACGACGGCTACCCCGACGACACCATCGAGCCCTGGTTCGCCGGTCTCGGCGACGACCGCATCCGCTACCGGCGCAACCCGCAGCGGCTCGGCGCGCAGGGCAACAACCGGTACTGCATCGAGCACGTCGAGCTCGAGTACTTCGTGATGATGGGCGCCGACGACCTGATGCTGCCGCACTACCTGGACACCGTGCTGGCGCTGCACGACCGCTGGCCGGACGCCGCCGTCGTCCAGCCGGGGGTGTCGGTGATGGACGACCGGGACCAGGCCGCCCGGCCGCTCGCCGACCGGGTGAAGGCGCTGCTGTCGCCGTCCGGGTCGGGGCCCCGCGAGGTCGCGGGCGAGGATCTCGCGGTCAGCCTGCTGCGCGGGAACTGGCTCTACAACCCGTCACTGTGCTGGCGTACCGCCTCGGTCCGCGGGGTGACGATGCCGGAGTCCTCGGACGTGTTCGACCTGGCGCTGCCGCTGCAGGTGGTCGCCGAGGGCGGCTCGATGGTCGTCGACGACCACGTGTGCTTCCGCTACCGGCGGCACCGCACCAGCGACTCCGGCTCCGGCGCGGCTGCCGGGAACCGGTTCGCCGAGGAGCGGCGCTTCTTCGCCGCGGAGGCCGACCGGATGGCCGCCCGTGGCTGGCACCGGGCCGCGCGTGCGGCGCGGGTGCACGTGTCGTCCCGGCTGAACGCGGCCGTGCAGGTGCCGGGGGCACTGCTGCGGCGCGATCCCGGCGCGTTGCGCGCGCTGGGGACGCACCTGCTCACCCGGTGAGACCCAGCAGCCGAGTCACCCAGCGGGAGTAGGTCTGGTCGAACCGCCCGTCGGTGGCGGCGTCGGCCTCGGCGATCCGGCGTTCGATGGCGGTCCGCACCTGATCCGCGACGTCCCGGTCGGCGTAGACCTGCTGGTAGTAGGCCGGCCGCGCCCGTACGACGGCGACGAGCTCGCGATCGCCGACCGCGGTGGGGAGGTCGGTGTTCCACGACGTGGTTTGCAGCTCCGGGGTCGGCCCGGTCGCGATGAGCACCGTCGGGTCGTCGGCGAGCAGTACGTCGGTGGGGCTCGCGCCGTGCCCGATGCGCTCGTCGTTGAGGCCGATGTAGTCGGTCGCGCGCCAGCCGGAGAAGTAGGGAATCGCGCCGGCATCGCTCATGGCGACGGTCTGCCGGTCGGCCGGGAGATCGGTGTCGGCGAGCCCCAGGCCGATGGCGATGTGGACCCGGTGGAGGTCCTGGCCGTAGTTCACCATCGTCGGGCCGTCCGGCTGCAGGAAGCCTGCGACGCTCGTCCAGGCGACGGCGACGGCGGCACCTGCCACGGCGAGCCGTCGCCGTCCCACCGCATCGAGGGTCCATGCGGCGGCGAGACAGAGCACCGGGAACCCGTGCCACGCGAACCGGGACAGGTAGTCCATCGCCGGAGCGGTGAGCGCCGGGATGGCGTACAGCGCGAGGCAGCTCGCCAGCGCCAGCGCCACGAGCGGGGCGGTCGTCCGCCGGAACAGCCCGGCGACGGCCAGCAGGAGCAACGGCAGCAGCAGCGCGAGGGTGGTGCGGATCCAGCGGCCGTCGGTCGCGGCCTCCACCCCGACCTTCACGTAGAAGGTGTTCGGCAGTGAGTGCCCGAAGTACGACCACCGCCATGCCATGTAGGCACCACCGAGCGCGCCGGCCACAGCCAGTGCGGTCCAGGCGCGACGGTCCCGCCGCCGCAGCCAGAGCCACACGGCCAGCGGCGGTGCGACGGCGAGGATGCCGTCGGGCCGCAGCATCCCGGCGATCAGGAACAGCGCCGGGAGTTCAGCGGGACGGACGACGGTGTCCCGGTCCCGCAGCAGGCGTGCGGTGACGACGACCGCACGCAGCACCACGAGGGCGAACGGCGCCGTCTCCAGGCCGCTGTCGACGTGGATCCAGGTCGGGAGGAAGAGCACGAACGCGCCGAGG is from Pseudonocardia autotrophica and encodes:
- the pseB gene encoding UDP-N-acetylglucosamine 4,6-dehydratase (inverting), with the protein product MSVLKGSSVLVTGGTGSFGKAFVRTLLDHYDPRRLVILSRDELKQYECRSLFGDDPRLRWFLGDVRDQARLRRAMHGVDYVVHAAALKQVDTAEYNPFEFIRTNVEGSQNVVEAAIDSGVKKVVALSTDKASSPINLYGATKLCADRLFVSANHYAAAYETRFAVVRYGNVLGSRGSVVPLFKKLAAEGQSLPITDKRMTRFWITLPDAVKFVIDSFDRMQGGELYVPRIPSMRMTDLAEAIAPGAATHEIGIRPGEKLHEEMIAADDSRRTLRLDDRYVVEPYIAGWGYTSPADGEPVPDGQAYRSDTNDLWLSPQQLREMVEALD
- a CDS encoding DegT/DnrJ/EryC1/StrS family aminotransferase — its product is MLPYGRQSISAEDVEAVTAVLGTDWLTTGPAVTRFEEDLAAHAGGNTAVAVTSGTAALHVAYAAAGVGPGCDVVVAPLTFVATASAAALLGANVVFADVSPDTGNLDPDAAKAAMTPSTAVLAGVDYAGHPIDADPLREIAHEAGALLLEDAAHSVGGSWHGRPVGDLADLTTLSFFPTKNLTTAEGGAVVSPRADLVAGARSFRNHGLVRDKAAQRFPDEGPWHQEVHAFGLNYRLPDLLAALGSSQLTRLAAFTARRAEIHARYDAALADVAEVRTPARRDGAEPAWHLYPLRVLDGRRRALFEYLREQGIGVQVNYIPAYWHPVFADLGYRRGLCPNAEEYYAQQISLPLFPDLTDADVDRVAQLVREFFGHRE
- a CDS encoding lipopolysaccharide biosynthesis protein; amino-acid sequence: MNASREVLGRGSLYTLGTVAPILANVLVTPIVTRVLGRGEYGVVAIGLILVQVGAMVVGFGLAASITRHGILERSGVAGARALVLQGTALSTLLVVAAMLTGPLWGPPVLSVPWQPGLTWAALAAAGFVAVLNAQSLLRVQDRPVPFVVMSAVATLGGPLIGLALVSWHASDADDYLFGLLLGYLAAGLAGIALALHGGRPRSERGDLLKALRVGLPAVPHLVALLLVQNALVLIVTRYFGAEDGGRMQIALLLGAAPALIVSALNNAWAPVVYRTAPEERGAAVERTARDVAAVTVALSGGVALLAPFLLRFLAPAEFDPVELVPVAGVTAIGAVVSVAYLANVHLVFASGRSGGLAFASPLSLLAGLVAAVPLAWTGSMTAVAIGFPVTYLALAVGTSLLRRRVSETRWREAALLGPIVAGFVLCGGAALLPAEGAGWLATRFGLAVLLGVVLLWLVRRIWRR
- a CDS encoding glycosyltransferase family 2 protein produces the protein MPAPTVDVMLPFFGDPYLLRRAVRSVQRQDRAGWRLTVVDDGYPDDTIEPWFAGLGDDRIRYRRNPQRLGAQGNNRYCIEHVELEYFVMMGADDLMLPHYLDTVLALHDRWPDAAVVQPGVSVMDDRDQAARPLADRVKALLSPSGSGPREVAGEDLAVSLLRGNWLYNPSLCWRTASVRGVTMPESSDVFDLALPLQVVAEGGSMVVDDHVCFRYRRHRTSDSGSGAAAGNRFAEERRFFAAEADRMAARGWHRAARAARVHVSSRLNAAVQVPGALLRRDPGALRALGTHLLTR